From a region of the Triticum aestivum cultivar Chinese Spring chromosome 7D, IWGSC CS RefSeq v2.1, whole genome shotgun sequence genome:
- the LOC123167432 gene encoding berberine bridge enzyme-like Cyn d 4, whose translation MANSRAFALVPLLICVLSCHAAVSYAAAPVPAKEDFFGCLVKAIPARLLYAKSSPAFPTVLAQTIRNSRWSSPQNVQPLYIITPTNASHIQSAVVCGRRHAVRLRVRSGGHDYEGLSYRSERPEEFAVVDLNKMRAVSVDVKARTAWVDSGAQLGELYYTIAKNSPVLAFPAGVCPTIGVGGNFAGGGFGMLLRKYGIAAENVIDVKVVDANGTLLDKSSMSADHFWAVRGGGGESFGIVVSWQVNLLPVPPTVTVFQIPKTVREGAVELVNKWQLVGPALPDDLMIRIIAFGDTAKFEGMYLGTCKTLTPLMTSKFPELGMNASHCNEMPWIKSVPFIHLGKQATLFDLLNRNNTFKPFAEYKSDYVYQPVPKTVWAQIFVWLVKPGAGIMIMDPYGAAISATPEAATPFPHRMGVLFNIQYVNYWFDEAGGAAPLQWSKDMYRFMEPYVSKNPRQAYANYRDIDLGRNEVVNDVSTYASGKVWGEKYFKGNFQRLAITKGKVDPQDYFRNEQSIPPLLAK comes from the coding sequence ATGGCGAACTCGAGGGCCTTTGCTCTGGTGCCCCTCCTCATCTGCGTCTTGTCCTGCCACGCCGCCGTCTCCTACGCGGCAGCGCCGGTGCCGGCCAAGGAGGACTTCTTCGGATGTCTGGTGAAGGCGATACCGGCCCGCCTCCTCTACGCCAAGAGCTCGCCTGCCTTCCCCACCGTCCTGGCGCAGACCATCAGGAACTCGCGGTGGTCGTCGCCGCAGAACGTGCAGCCGCTCTACATCATCACCCCCACCAACGCCTCCCACATCCAGTCCGCGGTGGTGTGCGGCCGCCGGCACGCCGTCCGCCTCCGCGTGCGGAGCGGCGGCCACGACTACGAGGGCCTGTCGTACCGGTCCGAGCGCCCCGAGGAGTTCGCCGTCGTCGACCTCAACAAGATGCGGGCCGTGTCGGTCGACGTCAAGGCTCGCACGGCGTGGGTGGACTCCGGTGCGCAGCTCGGCGAGCTCTACTACACCATCGCCAAGAACAGCCCCGTGCTCGCGTTCCCGGCGGGTGTTTGCCCCACCATCGGTGTAGGCGGCAACTTCGCTGGCGGCGGCTTCGGCATGCTGCTGCGCAAGTACGGCATCGCCGCCGAGAACGTCATCGACGTGAAGGTGGTCGACGCCAACGGCACGCTGCTCGACAAGAGCTCCATGAGCGCGGACCACTTCTGGGCCGTCaggggcggcggcggagagagCTTCGGCATCGTGGTGTCGTGGCAGGTGAATCTCCTCCCGGTGCCTCCCACCGTGACCGTGTTCCAGATCCCCAAGACGGTGAGAGAAGGTGCCGTAGAGCTCGTCAACAAATGGCAGCTGGTCGGGCCGGCCCTTCCCGACGACCTCATGATCCGCATCATCGCTTTCGGCGACACCGCCAAGTTCGAGGGCATGTACCTGGGCACCTGCAAAACCCTGACGCCACTGATGACCAGCAAATTCCCCGAGCTGGGCATGAACGCCTCGCACTGCAACGAGATGCCCTGGATCAAGTCCGTCCCCTTCATCCACCTCGGCAAGCAGGCCACCCTCTTCGACCTCCTCAACCGCAACAACACCTTCAAGCCCTTCGCCGAGTACAAGTCGGACTACGTCTACCAGCCCGTGCCCAAGACCGTGTGGGCGCAGATCTTCGTCTGGCTCGTAAAACCCGGAGCGGGGATCATGATCATGGACCCCTACGGCGCCGCCATCAGCGCCACCCCCGAGGCGGCCACGCCGTTCCCTCACCGCATGGGCGTCCTCTTCAACATCCAGTACGTCAACTACTGGTTCGACGAGGCAGGCGGCGCCGCGCCTCTGCAGTGGAGCAAGGACATGTACAGGTTCATGGAGCCGTACGTGAGCAAGAACCCCAGGCAGGCGTACGCCAACTACAGGGACATCGACCTCGGCAGGAACGAGGTGGTCAACGACGTCTCCACCTACGCCAGCGGCAAGGTGTGGGGCGAGAAGTACTTCAAGGGCAACTTCCAAAGGCTCGCCATCACCAAGGGCAAGGTGGATCCTCAGGACTACTTCAGGAACGAGCAGAGCATCCCGCCGCTACTGGCCAAGTAA
- the LOC123165766 gene encoding uncharacterized protein, with protein sequence MCRGTVDDLRPLGPRRLDVRAFYLRLSSSSHSSASPPPAELTLVYRPDIGGAALELAGRALPPACPAEATLLRVRGAADGADDAPAYASADRVSAAEGARFEVYAGQELAAEGAFFPRRRLDGGGWHVECRRPVGSRSHSRVAEVLVLAEGGVLIRARARAARRAGCATPLEGIPEEDASSWGSCECGACGDGWQMVGDSSSDDDDGDKLKEEEVEAETMRWALEMGAWAVCVGVGLLATARRFSRRRAALR encoded by the coding sequence ATGTGCAGAGGGACGGTGGACGACCTCCGCCCGCTCGGGCCCCGGCGGCTCGACGTCCGCGCCTTCTACCtccgcctctcctcctcctcccactcatccgcgtcgccgccgcccgcggagCTCACGCTCGTCTACCGCCCGGACATCGGCGGCGCCGCGCTGGAGCTGGCCGGCCGCGCGCTCCCGCCGGCGTGCCCCGCCGAGGCCACCCTCCTGCGCGTCCGCGGCGCGGCCGACGGTGCGGACGACGCGCCGGCGTACGCGAGCGCCGACCGCGTCTCGGCCGCCGAGGGCGCGCGCTTCGAGGTGTACGCCGGGCAGGAGCTCGCGGCGGAGGGCGCCTTCTTCCCGCGGCGCCGGCTCGACGGAGGCGGGTGGCACGTCGAGTGCCGCCGGCCGGTCGGGTCGCGCTCGCActcgcgggtggcggaggtgctggTCCTCGCGGAGGGCGGCGTGCTCATAAGGGCCAGGGccagggcggcgaggcgggccgGGTGCGCGACGCCGCTGGAGGGGATACCGGAGGAGGACGCGTCCTCGTGGGGGTCGTGCGAGTGCGGGGCTTGCGGGGACGGGTGGCAGATGGTCGGAGACAGCAGCagcgatgatgacgacggcgacaagttgaaggaggaagaggtggaggccgAGACGATGCGGTGGGCGCTGGAGATGGGCGCCTGGGCGGTGTGCGTCGGGGTCGGCCTGCTCGCCACCGCCCGCCGGTTCAGCCGGAGGAGGGCCGCGCTCCGGTGA